A stretch of the Vanacampus margaritifer isolate UIUO_Vmar chromosome 6, RoL_Vmar_1.0, whole genome shotgun sequence genome encodes the following:
- the LOC144054091 gene encoding uncharacterized protein LOC144054091, with protein MSSWPKASKASLRQQANPNGSAQPLMLFRRSAPYSTREERSEELKDALDSYKELEQKQNYSGGVKYDGAKHQTNAKPENTIADRRKTLYQKFYRQVQEDQTTADCVIISVTNQCLDYPKSLNQCLQERGLLVEMLYLQAESGLTQALQDVRGVGFPLCILVEQTNIALSSCTVIIFSEPLKIHRNMPKEQAMDFVVAEHRRGVGKESKQRDPADIASQASQLLGEFLDREKIERHVVPSEMRQSLQLLSCGVHIYAEELEAILAFVRARQEHLRASNGGEQKGAVSSSGPGKPPPLLPTPLGPPQCVSEAGRPLLDCSPPTPMPLLPTPGSFPKSKPPPLLSLQQSPSLHNSYSGPGLLRTPLIPHLPPRLHVPRGSHSMRGAPPTLKSSRPPLLSTPGVPRLSVPRH; from the exons ATGTCGTCTTGGCccaaagcctcaaaagcttcccTGCGGCAGCAGGCTAACCCAAACGGGAG CGCCCAGCCGTTGATGTTGTTCCGGAGAAGTGCGCCGTATTCAACCAGGGAGGAGAGGAGCGAAGAGCTCAAGGATGCACTGGACAG TTACAAAGAACTAGAACAGAAGCAAAACTACAGTGGTGGTGTCAAGTATGACGGCGCAAAGCATCAAACCAATG CCAAGCCCGAGAACACCATTGCAGACAGACGGAAAACCTTGTATCAGAAATTCTACAGGCAAGTGCAGGAGGATCAAACAACTGCTGACTGTGTGATCATCTCCGTGACCAACCAGTGCCT GGATTACCCCAAATCGCTAAACCAGTGCTTGCAGGAGCGTGGCCTGTTGGTGGAAATGCTCTACCTGCAGGCGGAGTCGGGCCTGACCCAAGCCCTACAGGATGTCCGAGGTGTTGGCTTTCCGTTATGTATTCTGGTGGAGCAGACAAACATAGCTCTGTCCTCCTGCACTGTTATCATTTTCTCAGAGCCCCTCAAAA TCCACCGCAACATGCCCAAAGAGCAGGCCATGGATTTTGTTGTAGCCGAGCACAGGCGCGGAGTTGGTAAGGAAAGCAAACAAAGGGACCCCGCAGATATTGCATCGCAGGCGTCGCAGTTGCTCGGGGAATTTCTGGATCGGGAAAAGATCGAGCGCCACGTTGTTCCCTCGGAAATGCGTCAGTCCCTCCAGCTGTTGTCGTGCGGCGTGCACATTTACGCCGAGGAGCTGGAAGCCATCTTGGCATTTGTCCGCGCCCGTCAGGAACATCTAAGAG CGAGCAACGGCGGGGAGCAGAAGGGCGCCGTTTCATCTTCAGGACCGGGAAAGCCGCCCCCACTTCTTCCGACACCGCTTGGGCCGCCTCAGTGTGTAAGTGAGGCGGGGCGCCCGCTGTTGGACTGTTCTCCGCCCACACCGATGCCACTCTTACCTACACCAG GATCTTTTCCGAAAAGTAAGCCTCCCCCTCTGCTCTCCTTGCAACAATCGCCATCCTTGCACAACTCCTACAGTGGCCCCGGTTTGCTACGTACACCCCTAATACCGCACCTCCCGCCGCGTCTCCATGTCCCGAGAGGGTCCCACAGCATGAGAGGTGCTCCACCCACCCTTAAAAGTTCTCGCCCTCCGCTTTTATCTACTCCAG GTGTCCCTCGCCTTAGCGTTCCCAGACATTAA